One window of the Chloroflexota bacterium genome contains the following:
- a CDS encoding GNAT family N-acetyltransferase, whose product MSNIRFDHIKVKNLHEYAERVLGSAQPGQFIPITMQRALAHANNPYAAKDDIALLVAIDADEEVVGFFGILPLLLRRGEELFKVHWFTTWSVSGKVRGQGVGAQLMAEALSLKLDYLIVGSIHARRVCQKYGFWERAPLHYYWLDATGMGHLNPLVWLRRGMRKMVHLLRIKREVPLKTNFIKRVDNWFAPWTKKIIYQILSGAADSLLAGARLEEVTRLREASTTPEPRPNVELHRGADAVNWMLHHPWIVDEGQSVTEQMKYYFTDTRPMYRIFGVEITSPEGEYLGFVTFSISRKSVDSVFLKMLDYQFARREDRRYAFALALRYGRQHQADTIEIPQEMAQYLRPRWLRKLLLHSKARIYQCMPKADDSPLAQAWEDLVFKLVDGDMAFS is encoded by the coding sequence ATGAGCAATATTCGTTTCGACCACATCAAAGTGAAAAACCTGCACGAATATGCTGAGCGCGTGCTGGGGAGCGCCCAACCCGGGCAGTTTATCCCAATTACCATGCAGCGCGCCCTGGCGCACGCCAACAATCCCTACGCCGCCAAAGACGATATCGCCTTGCTCGTCGCTATCGACGCAGATGAAGAAGTTGTTGGCTTCTTCGGGATTTTGCCGCTCTTGCTACGCCGCGGCGAAGAGCTTTTCAAAGTTCACTGGTTTACCACCTGGTCGGTTTCGGGCAAGGTGCGCGGTCAGGGCGTTGGGGCGCAGCTCATGGCTGAAGCGCTCAGCCTCAAGCTGGATTACCTCATCGTGGGCAGCATCCATGCCCGGCGGGTGTGCCAAAAATATGGTTTTTGGGAGCGAGCTCCGCTGCATTATTACTGGCTGGATGCTACCGGCATGGGGCATCTCAATCCGCTGGTTTGGCTGCGCCGCGGGATGCGAAAAATGGTACATCTGCTGCGGATCAAGCGCGAAGTCCCCCTGAAGACGAATTTTATAAAACGCGTGGATAACTGGTTTGCCCCCTGGACGAAGAAGATTATCTACCAAATATTGAGCGGCGCGGCGGACTCACTTCTGGCGGGTGCCCGCCTTGAAGAGGTGACTCGTCTTCGGGAGGCGTCTACCACCCCCGAGCCGCGTCCGAACGTCGAACTCCACCGCGGCGCGGACGCGGTCAACTGGATGCTGCACCACCCCTGGATCGTAGATGAAGGCCAATCCGTCACAGAGCAAATGAAATATTATTTTACCGATACACGCCCTATGTACCGCATCTTTGGGGTGGAAATCACCTCTCCGGAAGGTGAGTATCTGGGATTTGTAACTTTTTCAATTTCTCGCAAATCAGTGGACAGTGTTTTTCTAAAAATGCTCGATTATCAATTTGCCCGCCGCGAAGACAGGCGTTATGCGTTTGCATTGGCGTTGCGTTACGGACGGCAGCATCAGGCCGATACGATTGAAATTCCGCAAGAAATGGCGCAATATCTGCGCCCGCGTTGGCTGCGAAAATTATTATTGCATTCCAAAGCGCGCATCTACCAGTGTATGCCCAAAGCTGACGACAGCCCCCTAGCGCAGGCCTGGGAAGATTTGGTCTTCAAGCTGGTGGATGGCGATATGGCGTTTTCGTGA